One genomic region from Desulfurobacterium atlanticum encodes:
- the mfd gene encoding transcription-repair coupling factor: MDERLLKLVTGKLKLKEKVKCSGLPGASKALFIKELLSKINRQVLVITPSEPLAEALYHDLEREKIKTVHFSAWDTSPFDIASPSALSQFKRLHALHRLMEEKVEVVVVSVESLLQKVIPPEELIEVIFEVRKGEEIDRDTLSEFLSSAGFTRVDAEPDEGEFILKGDHLVIQTPEEKISVEFFGDTVEKITVNGKETQSYVLTPIYEMIPDKKKMKPIKDLYPEVYEKHLLFPSISGGEKLLPFIFDLTPITTYLNDFLTVTIETHQCKAIKTDLIKNYENDFRLLKRENIPVADFEDFIESQLPEPEIEIFEKEKCEIDFEISPMPPIDVVEAEEILKSVKNDRIKVIYSTESLKDEIEKLRKKLTLQIEIEKGISSGGYRIKNKNFTFLTETEIFTPVKEKSVFTLTPGELVIHRDYGIGIFKGITSRDIAGKKFDFVEIEYDRGEKLFAPFTQIDRIFPYTGYKGKKPKLDRLGGTSWKNLERRVKASLIKFAQQLAELYKERKTSSGEAIIGDRQLLKEFESAFPFKETEDQLKAIRDVYKDMESEKPMDRLICGDVGFGKTEVAMRAAMKAVSDGKQVALLAPTTILAEQHYRTFKKRFKGFPVKIELISRFKTKKEQKEILEKVKSGEVDILIGTHRITSDDVEFKNLGLLIIDEEHKFGVKTKEKITSLKKNLDVLYLSATPIPRTLYSAISGFRDISVIETPPVGRKGTKVSVMKYSDKVLKTAIERELEREGQIFIVHNDISSLEEIRQKVEAMFPDTPAEIIHGQMRADKVERIMHRFIEGEIKILIATSIIESGIDIPSANTLIVIGAENFGLSQLYQLKGRVGRGVEKGYCYLLTSPKAKLTKDAVKRLEAIKKVSQLGGGFQLALKDLEIRGAGNLLGPQQSGYINSVGLDLYMKLFSEVLEEKEQEKDVKLNVPVEAFIPEDYIQDAKERIKIYSELSTAENPQTLLSKMEELYGPIPDPVVNTFKLFRIKKLAKALGVMELSLTPSGKLILKFGNDINIDPEKLVEFVKEKEATFTPERILYIDCGTSLENVEATLKELKEKTCDKKA, translated from the coding sequence ATGGATGAAAGGCTGTTAAAACTTGTAACAGGAAAGCTTAAACTGAAAGAAAAAGTAAAATGCTCCGGGCTTCCTGGAGCATCTAAAGCGCTCTTTATAAAAGAGCTACTTTCAAAAATAAACAGGCAGGTTTTAGTTATAACCCCTTCAGAGCCACTTGCAGAAGCTCTTTATCATGACCTTGAAAGGGAAAAAATTAAAACTGTCCATTTTTCAGCATGGGACACATCACCATTTGACATCGCTTCTCCATCTGCACTTTCCCAGTTCAAAAGATTACATGCCCTTCACAGATTAATGGAAGAAAAAGTAGAAGTTGTTGTTGTAAGTGTGGAAAGTCTGCTTCAAAAGGTGATACCTCCTGAAGAGCTGATAGAGGTAATCTTTGAAGTAAGAAAAGGAGAGGAAATAGACAGGGATACACTTTCGGAGTTTTTATCCTCTGCAGGTTTTACAAGAGTTGATGCTGAGCCTGACGAAGGAGAGTTTATACTTAAAGGAGACCATCTTGTAATTCAAACCCCTGAAGAAAAAATTTCTGTTGAATTTTTCGGAGATACAGTTGAAAAAATCACAGTAAACGGAAAAGAGACACAGAGCTATGTTTTAACACCAATTTATGAAATGATACCTGATAAAAAGAAAATGAAACCGATAAAAGACCTCTATCCTGAAGTTTATGAGAAACATCTTCTCTTCCCTTCAATAAGTGGTGGAGAAAAGCTACTTCCGTTTATATTTGATTTAACTCCTATTACAACCTACCTTAACGATTTTTTAACTGTAACTATTGAAACTCACCAGTGTAAAGCCATTAAAACTGATCTTATAAAAAATTATGAAAACGACTTCAGGCTTTTAAAGAGAGAAAACATACCGGTAGCAGACTTTGAAGATTTTATAGAATCGCAACTTCCTGAACCTGAAATTGAAATATTTGAAAAGGAAAAGTGTGAAATAGATTTTGAAATTTCCCCGATGCCACCAATAGACGTTGTTGAGGCGGAAGAGATTTTAAAATCTGTAAAAAATGACAGAATAAAAGTTATCTACTCAACAGAAAGCTTGAAGGATGAAATTGAAAAACTGCGGAAAAAGTTAACCCTGCAAATTGAGATAGAAAAAGGCATCTCTTCTGGAGGATACAGAATCAAAAATAAAAATTTCACCTTTCTTACAGAAACTGAAATATTTACTCCTGTTAAAGAAAAGAGCGTTTTTACCCTTACGCCTGGAGAACTTGTAATCCACAGAGATTACGGTATAGGAATATTTAAAGGAATAACAAGTAGAGATATAGCCGGGAAAAAATTTGACTTTGTTGAAATTGAATATGACAGAGGAGAAAAGCTTTTTGCCCCATTTACTCAGATAGACAGAATATTCCCCTACACAGGATATAAAGGAAAGAAACCGAAACTTGACAGACTCGGTGGAACTTCCTGGAAAAATCTTGAAAGAAGGGTTAAAGCTTCTCTTATAAAGTTTGCCCAGCAGCTTGCTGAGCTTTATAAAGAGAGGAAAACGTCCTCTGGAGAAGCGATAATCGGTGACAGGCAGCTTTTAAAAGAGTTTGAAAGTGCATTTCCCTTTAAAGAAACAGAAGACCAGCTAAAAGCAATAAGGGATGTTTATAAAGACATGGAATCGGAAAAGCCGATGGATCGCCTTATATGTGGAGATGTAGGATTTGGAAAAACGGAAGTGGCGATGAGAGCTGCGATGAAAGCTGTTTCTGACGGAAAACAGGTTGCACTCCTTGCACCTACAACAATCCTTGCAGAGCAACACTACAGAACATTTAAAAAGCGTTTTAAAGGATTTCCTGTAAAAATTGAACTTATTTCAAGATTTAAAACAAAAAAGGAGCAAAAAGAAATTTTAGAAAAGGTAAAAAGCGGTGAAGTGGACATTTTAATAGGAACCCACCGAATCACATCGGATGACGTTGAGTTTAAAAACTTAGGTCTATTAATAATAGATGAAGAACACAAGTTTGGCGTAAAAACCAAAGAGAAAATCACATCGTTAAAGAAAAATCTTGATGTTCTCTATCTTTCAGCTACACCCATACCGAGAACTTTATACTCTGCAATCTCTGGTTTCAGAGATATTTCTGTAATAGAAACACCGCCTGTTGGACGGAAAGGAACAAAAGTTTCTGTAATGAAATATTCTGACAAAGTTTTGAAAACTGCCATAGAGAGAGAACTTGAAAGAGAGGGACAGATTTTCATAGTTCACAACGACATCTCATCCCTTGAAGAGATAAGACAGAAAGTTGAAGCAATGTTTCCTGACACCCCGGCTGAGATAATCCACGGCCAGATGAGAGCTGATAAAGTAGAAAGAATTATGCACCGATTTATTGAAGGTGAAATCAAAATACTCATCGCAACATCCATTATAGAATCCGGTATAGATATACCGTCTGCAAACACATTAATAGTTATAGGAGCTGAAAATTTCGGACTTTCCCAGCTTTACCAGTTAAAAGGAAGGGTTGGTAGAGGTGTTGAAAAGGGATACTGCTACCTTCTCACATCACCAAAAGCAAAACTTACAAAAGACGCTGTAAAAAGACTTGAAGCGATAAAAAAAGTCTCCCAGCTTGGAGGAGGATTCCAGCTTGCACTTAAAGACCTTGAAATAAGGGGAGCTGGGAACCTTTTAGGTCCCCAGCAGAGCGGTTATATAAACTCTGTCGGGCTCGATCTTTATATGAAACTGTTTTCAGAAGTGTTAGAGGAGAAAGAGCAGGAAAAAGATGTTAAGTTAAATGTTCCCGTGGAAGCATTTATCCCTGAAGATTACATTCAGGATGCAAAAGAGCGGATTAAAATTTATTCAGAGCTTTCAACAGCAGAAAATCCCCAAACTCTTCTTTCAAAGATGGAAGAGCTTTACGGACCGATACCAGACCCTGTTGTAAACACTTTCAAGCTTTTTAGAATAAAGAAACTTGCAAAAGCTCTGGGAGTAATGGAACTTTCCCTTACTCCATCTGGGAAACTTATTCTTAAATTTGGAAATGATATAAACATTGACCCTGAAAAGCTTGTTGAATTTGTGAAAGAGAAGGAAGCAACCTTTACACCGGAAAGAATACTTTATATAGATTGTGGCACATCCCTTGAAAATGTTGAAGCAACTCTCAAAGAGCTTAAGGAGAAAACCTGTGATAAAAAAGCTTGA
- a CDS encoding nickel-dependent hydrogenase large subunit, with amino-acid sequence MIKKLEIEPIPLTEGHSKLVLKVEDGIITEGFYYALVPVRGFETMLLDKEATFAPIAASRICGMCQAVHSIAVSRAVENACQIEVPEKAKKLREVINLSVRVYNHLLHHILISGNIFKNDKERFEFIKSVQKIRKTVSSILEIVGGGTIHPSNIVIGGISSPIENSVKERLLKMIEEIKSLAETEVKTFIEYIEKVWKERNLPETLGKHNLPFFSLKDLKSSSLKEIYPQEIFEELPLKREATNTTILINGKGAETGARARKVTDGKFKPKGGIKELHILRAQEIVPSIKKIEEILEKDTFEKEIRNPTFPTSDNETVGIGAVEAPRGVNIHKVKVDKSGRITYYKVMVPTAINMIAIAESLKGERAEYAEIIVRAYDPCIACSTH; translated from the coding sequence GTGATAAAAAAGCTTGAGATAGAACCGATTCCACTTACAGAAGGTCATTCTAAATTGGTGTTAAAGGTTGAGGATGGGATAATTACAGAAGGGTTTTATTACGCCCTCGTTCCTGTAAGAGGATTTGAAACGATGCTCCTTGATAAAGAGGCAACATTTGCTCCCATAGCAGCTTCAAGGATATGCGGAATGTGTCAGGCTGTTCACAGTATAGCAGTATCAAGGGCTGTAGAAAACGCCTGCCAGATAGAGGTTCCTGAGAAAGCAAAAAAACTAAGAGAGGTAATAAATCTCTCTGTTAGAGTCTACAACCACCTCCTTCATCATATTCTCATTTCCGGAAATATTTTTAAAAACGACAAAGAGCGCTTTGAGTTCATAAAATCGGTGCAGAAAATCAGAAAAACAGTATCTTCTATTCTTGAAATCGTGGGAGGCGGAACAATCCATCCTTCAAACATAGTTATAGGTGGCATCTCTTCACCGATAGAAAACAGTGTGAAAGAGCGGCTTCTTAAAATGATAGAAGAGATAAAAAGCCTTGCAGAAACAGAAGTTAAAACATTTATAGAATATATAGAAAAAGTCTGGAAAGAAAGAAATCTTCCTGAAACCTTAGGGAAGCACAATTTACCGTTTTTCTCGCTAAAAGATTTAAAATCCTCCAGTCTAAAAGAAATATACCCTCAGGAGATATTTGAAGAACTTCCACTAAAAAGGGAAGCTACAAACACAACTATACTCATAAACGGAAAAGGAGCAGAAACCGGTGCAAGGGCAAGAAAAGTAACAGATGGAAAATTTAAACCTAAAGGCGGAATAAAAGAACTCCATATACTAAGAGCACAGGAGATAGTTCCATCCATTAAAAAAATAGAAGAAATCCTTGAAAAAGATACGTTTGAAAAGGAGATAAGAAATCCAACATTTCCAACATCTGATAACGAAACTGTTGGGATAGGAGCAGTTGAAGCACCAAGGGGTGTAAATATCCACAAAGTTAAAGTTGATAAATCAGGTAGAATAACATATTATAAAGTTATGGTTCCCACCGCTATAAACATGATAGCGATAGCTGAATCTTTAAAAGGGGAAAGAGCTGAATATGCAGAAATTATAGTGAGAGCCTACGACCCGTGTATCGCCTGTTCAACCCATTGA
- a CDS encoding 4Fe-4S binding protein has product MIYSFNEFDEDIKVKLGFFHLSSCSGCQIAFLDMFDELTEILDTVEIAYSNLLTNKKEIPKINVAFVEGSFSIGFEPHIKLVREIKEKADIVVAVGGCAAFGGIRRLNVGAQAPQPSHQASIPITELGMLKGKVKYVIPGCPPNPYLLYRFLLALLEIDEDFLQPFEHMVFSTFASGYDILTEVVNKGLCTGCGTCICACPTKAIEFSRKTQRPIFNRTLCVGCGSCLAGCPQSFKPYPQPVYE; this is encoded by the coding sequence TTGATATACTCTTTCAATGAATTTGATGAAGATATAAAAGTTAAGCTTGGTTTTTTCCATCTATCAAGCTGTTCAGGGTGTCAGATAGCATTTCTTGATATGTTTGATGAACTAACAGAAATTCTTGATACTGTTGAAATAGCTTACTCAAATCTTTTAACAAATAAAAAAGAAATTCCAAAAATAAACGTTGCTTTTGTTGAAGGTTCTTTCTCAATAGGATTTGAGCCACATATAAAGCTTGTTAGAGAGATAAAAGAGAAAGCTGATATCGTTGTTGCCGTCGGCGGCTGCGCCGCTTTTGGCGGAATAAGAAGACTTAATGTGGGAGCTCAAGCTCCACAACCATCTCATCAGGCATCTATACCAATAACCGAACTTGGAATGCTTAAAGGAAAGGTAAAGTATGTAATTCCCGGTTGTCCTCCGAATCCTTACCTTTTGTATAGATTTCTGCTTGCCCTTCTGGAAATTGATGAGGATTTTCTGCAACCTTTTGAACACATGGTATTTTCAACATTTGCCTCCGGCTATGACATTTTAACCGAAGTTGTAAACAAGGGACTATGCACAGGCTGCGGAACATGTATTTGTGCCTGTCCAACAAAAGCGATAGAATTCAGTAGAAAAACACAGCGTCCAATCTTCAATAGAACACTTTGCGTTGGTTGCGGTTCCTGCCTTGCAGGATGTCCACAATCGTTTAAACCTTATCCTCAACCAGTTTATGAGTAA
- a CDS encoding Coenzyme F420 hydrogenase/dehydrogenase, beta subunit C-terminal domain codes for MFGLYRQFTIGRYTKAFLIKDKKSCTSRSNLKAILKEAFKKGLIDSAIGTTLEKNCENPSVKPVFIKSLKEIDSFEPFFFIHGGQNSILKEITQKYSFEKLGVIGHSCILDGINKMQYYGIGSNFAVLKFSLKIGIGCIGALSLEGMNCLLKEKKLPQCDFDETFFKKGRVFISKKEPFAFSIEEYYYYLNEGCKVCMNLSSRGSDLTFVPYMEDGYSLCFVRTKKGLKLFENPDFEVKEAQERNITEVEETVKQVLKKNIENVLERAELGVPSNKWDGNRFGKFSALWNNIYAENIEEEVF; via the coding sequence ATGTTCGGACTTTATAGACAATTTACTATAGGAAGATACACAAAAGCTTTTCTTATAAAGGACAAAAAAAGCTGCACTTCACGTAGCAATTTAAAGGCTATTTTGAAGGAAGCTTTCAAAAAAGGCTTAATAGACAGTGCTATCGGAACTACTCTTGAAAAAAACTGCGAAAACCCGTCAGTAAAGCCGGTATTTATTAAATCCCTAAAAGAGATTGATAGCTTTGAACCGTTCTTCTTTATCCATGGAGGGCAAAATTCCATTTTGAAAGAGATAACCCAAAAGTATAGTTTTGAAAAACTCGGAGTTATAGGACACTCCTGTATTCTTGATGGAATAAATAAGATGCAGTACTACGGAATAGGAAGCAACTTTGCTGTGCTTAAATTTTCTCTAAAAATAGGAATAGGATGTATAGGTGCACTGTCCCTTGAAGGTATGAATTGTCTATTAAAGGAGAAAAAACTTCCGCAGTGTGATTTTGATGAAACTTTCTTCAAAAAGGGGAGAGTATTCATATCTAAAAAAGAGCCGTTTGCATTTTCAATTGAAGAGTATTACTATTATTTGAATGAGGGATGCAAAGTGTGTATGAATTTATCCTCCAGAGGAAGTGACTTAACATTTGTTCCATATATGGAAGATGGATATTCTCTCTGTTTTGTAAGAACGAAAAAAGGGCTTAAACTATTTGAGAATCCAGATTTTGAAGTTAAAGAAGCACAAGAGCGCAACATAACTGAAGTTGAAGAAACAGTAAAGCAGGTTTTAAAAAAGAACATAGAAAACGTTCTTGAAAGAGCTGAACTTGGAGTTCCATCAAACAAATGGGATGGAAATAGGTTCGGTAAATTCAGTGCTTTATGGAACAACATATACGCTGAAAATATAGAAGAGGAGGTGTTTTAA
- a CDS encoding ArsR/SmtB family transcription factor has protein sequence MVITSEMKMKAEIIKVLGHPERIAILMLLSDGEKCVKELKEELGISQPKVSQHVGIMKELGILNFRKEGTKVLYSIGDDRVKKLLDIFINEEI, from the coding sequence ATGGTTATTACTTCAGAAATGAAAATGAAAGCTGAAATCATCAAAGTGCTCGGTCATCCTGAAAGAATAGCAATTCTTATGCTTCTTTCAGACGGAGAAAAATGTGTAAAAGAGCTTAAAGAGGAGCTTGGAATCTCTCAACCAAAGGTTTCTCAACATGTGGGAATTATGAAAGAACTTGGAATTCTCAACTTTAGAAAAGAAGGAACTAAAGTGCTTTACTCAATTGGGGACGATAGAGTTAAAAAGCTCCTTGACATTTTTATCAACGAAGAGATTTAA
- a CDS encoding Fur family transcriptional regulator, which produces MEMIDKLVERFKEITRAKGLKVTPQRVAIYRELVSRYDHPSAEEIYEALKNKFAGISLATVYRTLTNLEKIGLAQKVATVNGIARFDGNVKPHSHFICTECGRVIDIDCKVEIDTKKLEDMNLCVEKCEFVCYGICDKCQH; this is translated from the coding sequence ATGGAAATGATAGATAAACTTGTAGAGAGATTTAAGGAGATAACAAGAGCAAAAGGATTGAAAGTTACTCCACAGAGGGTGGCTATTTACAGGGAGCTTGTTAGCCGGTATGACCATCCTTCAGCAGAGGAGATTTATGAAGCTTTAAAAAATAAGTTTGCCGGAATTTCACTTGCTACTGTTTACAGAACTTTAACCAATCTTGAGAAAATTGGACTTGCTCAAAAAGTTGCTACTGTTAATGGTATAGCAAGATTTGACGGAAATGTTAAACCTCACAGCCATTTTATCTGTACAGAATGTGGAAGGGTTATAGATATTGATTGCAAAGTAGAAATTGACACTAAAAAGCTGGAAGATATGAACCTATGCGTTGAGAAATGTGAGTTTGTATGCTACGGCATCTGCGACAAATGTCAGCATTAA
- the gyrB gene encoding DNA topoisomerase (ATP-hydrolyzing) subunit B — translation MSDKKYDASAIKVLEGLEAVRKRPGMYIGDTGAYGLHHLVFEVVDNSVDEALAGYCSEIEVVIHEDNSITVADNGRGIPVDIHPEYGKPAAEIVLTVLHAGGKFEKDAYQYSGGLHGVGVSVVNALSEWLIVEIHRDGKVYKQTYEKGKPVTAFACIGETHKRGTIITFKPDPEIFEVTEFSWDVLANRLRELAFLNKGLKITLVDEREEPPKKEVFYYEGGIVEFVKKINEKKGPLFPEPIYVDGRKNDIIVEVALQYNSTYSEQIFSFVNNINTREGGTHVSGFRSALTRAITKFIEENNLIPKNAKLSITGDDVREGLVAVISVKVPNPQFEGQTKAKLGNSEVKPVVTSIVYEKLTAFLNERPDIGRKIAEKVITAARAREAAKRAREMTRRKSALEEFSLPGKLADCSERDPEKTELYLVEGDSAGGSAKQGRDRRFQAILPLKGKIINVEKARIEKVLSNDEIKTIITALGTGVGSHFDISKLRYHKIIIMTDADVDGAHIRTLLLTFFFRQFPEIVEKGYLYIAQPPLYRLKKGKKEMYIKSDAELERVVVDFALDTIHLIDKTGKEMEKSKALSVVEKIMELNSIVSMLSRKRNRDVVNALLRAQADYRMLYNEESASELASLIKENLPESLKNCEIRVKEDKDSCCFYIEIDVPFDNYLTKTVIVDEKFLISDLFKRGRGLKKQIREEIGNPPYKVKKKGEIKEFSTLDELYEFVLKTGKEGIYIQRYKGLGEMNPDQLWETTMNPENRTLLKVSVEDAVAADDVFTVLMGDKVEPRREFIQKFAKEVRNLDI, via the coding sequence ATGTCTGATAAGAAATATGATGCTTCTGCGATAAAAGTCCTGGAAGGTCTTGAGGCGGTTAGAAAAAGGCCCGGTATGTATATTGGAGATACAGGTGCTTACGGTCTTCACCATCTCGTGTTTGAGGTTGTTGACAATAGTGTTGATGAGGCTCTTGCAGGATATTGTTCAGAAATAGAAGTTGTGATACATGAAGATAATTCTATAACTGTAGCTGATAATGGAAGAGGTATTCCTGTTGATATACATCCAGAATATGGTAAACCTGCTGCTGAAATTGTTTTAACAGTTCTTCATGCAGGTGGAAAGTTTGAAAAGGATGCGTATCAATATTCTGGTGGGCTTCACGGTGTTGGCGTTTCTGTTGTTAATGCCCTTTCAGAATGGCTTATAGTTGAAATCCATAGAGATGGAAAGGTTTATAAGCAAACTTATGAGAAAGGTAAACCTGTAACTGCTTTTGCCTGCATAGGGGAAACTCATAAAAGAGGAACTATAATAACTTTCAAGCCTGATCCTGAAATTTTTGAGGTTACAGAATTTAGCTGGGATGTTCTTGCTAACAGGCTGCGGGAGCTTGCTTTTCTTAATAAAGGTTTAAAAATCACTCTGGTTGATGAGAGAGAAGAACCGCCTAAAAAAGAGGTTTTCTATTATGAAGGTGGAATTGTTGAATTTGTAAAGAAGATAAATGAGAAAAAAGGGCCTCTCTTTCCAGAACCGATATATGTGGATGGAAGAAAGAACGATATTATTGTTGAAGTTGCCCTGCAGTATAACTCCACCTATTCGGAGCAGATTTTCAGTTTTGTTAATAACATAAATACACGGGAAGGTGGAACACATGTTTCAGGGTTTAGATCTGCTCTTACAAGGGCTATAACAAAGTTTATAGAAGAAAACAACCTTATTCCTAAGAATGCAAAGCTTTCTATAACTGGAGATGATGTAAGAGAGGGACTTGTTGCTGTAATCTCAGTAAAAGTTCCGAACCCGCAGTTTGAGGGACAGACAAAAGCAAAACTCGGAAATTCAGAGGTTAAGCCGGTTGTTACATCTATAGTTTATGAAAAACTTACAGCTTTCCTTAACGAAAGGCCTGATATTGGACGAAAAATAGCAGAAAAGGTCATTACTGCAGCAAGGGCAAGGGAAGCTGCAAAACGTGCCCGTGAAATGACAAGGAGAAAGAGCGCTCTTGAAGAATTTTCTCTTCCCGGTAAACTTGCAGATTGTTCAGAAAGAGACCCTGAAAAGACAGAACTTTATCTTGTAGAGGGTGATTCTGCAGGTGGGAGTGCAAAGCAGGGTAGAGATAGAAGATTTCAGGCAATTCTTCCTTTAAAGGGTAAAATAATAAATGTAGAGAAAGCAAGAATAGAGAAAGTTCTATCAAATGATGAGATTAAAACTATAATTACAGCTCTTGGGACAGGTGTTGGCTCTCACTTTGATATTTCCAAGTTAAGATATCACAAGATAATAATAATGACCGATGCGGATGTTGATGGAGCACACATTAGAACGTTGCTTTTAACTTTCTTCTTTCGTCAGTTTCCAGAGATTGTTGAAAAAGGGTATCTCTACATTGCCCAACCGCCGCTTTACAGGCTAAAAAAGGGTAAAAAGGAGATGTATATAAAATCTGATGCTGAGCTTGAAAGGGTTGTGGTTGATTTTGCCCTTGATACGATTCATTTAATTGATAAAACCGGAAAAGAGATGGAAAAGAGCAAAGCTTTATCTGTTGTTGAGAAGATTATGGAACTTAACAGTATAGTTTCTATGCTTTCAAGAAAGAGAAACAGGGATGTTGTTAATGCTCTTTTAAGGGCACAGGCGGATTATAGGATGCTTTATAATGAAGAAAGTGCAAGTGAACTTGCATCTTTAATAAAAGAGAATCTTCCAGAGTCACTTAAAAATTGTGAAATACGGGTAAAAGAGGACAAAGATTCCTGCTGTTTTTACATAGAGATAGATGTTCCTTTTGATAACTATCTTACAAAAACTGTGATTGTGGATGAGAAGTTTTTAATCTCTGACCTGTTTAAAAGAGGTAGAGGTCTTAAAAAGCAGATAAGAGAAGAGATAGGAAATCCTCCTTATAAAGTTAAAAAGAAAGGAGAAATTAAGGAGTTTAGTACTCTTGATGAGCTTTATGAATTTGTTTTGAAAACAGGGAAAGAGGGAATTTATATACAGAGATACAAAGGTCTTGGTGAAATGAACCCTGACCAGCTCTGGGAAACAACGATGAATCCTGAAAATAGAACACTTTTAAAAGTTTCTGTTGAGGATGCAGTTGCCGCAGATGATGTGTTTACCGTTTTAATGGGTGATAAGGTTGAACCTCGTAGAGAGTTTATACAGAAGTTTGCCAAAGAGGTTAGGAACCTTGATATATAA
- the truD gene encoding tRNA pseudouridine(13) synthase TruD: protein MAKIKFSPEDFKVKEILNDNFFKNRGDYRIYRLWKRGLETQEVMERIAKISKIPVKFIGYGGLKDKNAETVQFISIPAKYSLKELNKGNLKLSFCGFSTSPITSSSIKRNRFEIVVRETLKDKEKIEIIRRAGVPNYYGEQRFISLRKGQLFIHHLISRNYKQAIEYLFTPAGWENSKSRKGKKAFLEGNFKEAVLLLSGWRKKIAQYLLKIPAASPETLFKLIPRKEIEFQINIFQSLLFNKAVASMIKKSGKELFAFKYKAGIMFFPVEKPGIPEKIEMFYPEIKNPIYAPILRKEGIKVDSMKRFSGYFHRFSRKTFVRVENFEITEMKEKTVLKFELPSGSYATNVVRFLFNSIKFKGV from the coding sequence TTGGCAAAGATAAAATTTAGTCCTGAAGATTTTAAAGTAAAAGAAATTTTAAACGATAATTTCTTCAAAAACCGCGGAGACTATAGAATTTACAGGCTCTGGAAAAGGGGGCTTGAAACCCAGGAAGTGATGGAAAGGATAGCAAAAATCTCCAAAATTCCCGTAAAGTTTATAGGATATGGTGGGCTGAAGGACAAAAATGCAGAAACTGTTCAGTTTATCTCTATTCCCGCAAAATATAGTTTGAAAGAGCTAAATAAGGGAAACCTTAAATTATCTTTCTGCGGATTTTCAACATCACCTATAACATCCTCCTCTATAAAAAGAAACCGATTTGAAATTGTTGTAAGAGAAACGCTAAAAGACAAAGAAAAGATAGAAATTATTAGAAGAGCAGGAGTTCCTAACTATTATGGCGAACAGCGGTTTATATCTTTAAGAAAAGGACAACTTTTCATTCATCACCTGATTAGTAGAAATTACAAACAGGCAATAGAATATCTTTTCACACCAGCAGGCTGGGAAAACTCAAAAAGCAGAAAAGGAAAAAAAGCGTTTTTAGAAGGTAATTTTAAAGAAGCCGTTCTTCTCCTTTCTGGATGGAGAAAAAAGATAGCACAGTATCTTCTAAAAATTCCAGCAGCATCTCCAGAAACCCTTTTTAAACTCATACCCCGCAAAGAGATAGAGTTTCAAATAAATATTTTTCAGAGCCTTCTTTTTAATAAAGCTGTTGCAAGTATGATAAAAAAAAGCGGTAAAGAACTTTTCGCATTTAAATATAAAGCTGGAATTATGTTTTTCCCGGTAGAAAAACCGGGTATCCCCGAAAAAATTGAGATGTTCTACCCGGAGATTAAAAATCCTATATATGCTCCAATTCTCAGGAAAGAGGGAATAAAAGTTGATTCTATGAAAAGGTTTTCCGGCTATTTTCACCGCTTTTCAAGAAAAACGTTTGTCAGAGTGGAAAATTTTGAAATTACAGAGATGAAAGAGAAAACCGTTCTAAAATTTGAACTTCCATCAGGAAGCTATGCAACAAATGTTGTAAGATTTCTATTTAACAGTATCAAATTTAAGGGGGTGTAA